A genomic stretch from Desulfotomaculum sp. includes:
- a CDS encoding 30S ribosomal protein S6 yields the protein MLKTVNYESLFILRPDLDEEKITEMMEKFRVLIEKNGGEVTRLDKWGRRRLAYEIKHLHEGLYIILQFKSGQAVVKELDRVFKITDEVIRHITVREAS from the coding sequence GTGTTAAAAACGGTAAATTACGAGTCTCTTTTTATTCTTCGGCCTGATCTTGACGAAGAAAAAATTACTGAAATGATGGAAAAGTTCAGAGTTCTCATCGAAAAAAACGGTGGGGAAGTCACCAGGCTTGATAAATGGGGCAGGCGCCGCCTGGCTTATGAAATTAAGCATTTGCATGAAGGACTGTACATCATACTGCAGTTTAAATCTGGTCAGGCTGTCGTAAAAGAACTGGATCGTGTGTTTAAAATCACCGATGAAGTAATTCGCCACATAACTGTACGGGAAGCTTCGTAG
- a CDS encoding single-stranded DNA-binding protein: MLNKIILIGRLARDPELRYTPGGVAVARLVIAVDRPFTNRQGERETDFIDVVVWQKQAENCANFLGKGRLVAVEGRLQIRSYDDNQGIRRRAAEVIADNVRFLDRAKDSPSSANSQLQEGALGEEISYNEKDIPF; encoded by the coding sequence ATGCTAAATAAGATAATCTTAATTGGAAGACTGGCCAGAGATCCCGAGTTGCGCTATACACCTGGAGGTGTGGCGGTCGCGCGTTTGGTTATAGCTGTGGATAGACCGTTCACCAACAGGCAGGGTGAGCGGGAAACAGATTTTATCGATGTGGTAGTATGGCAAAAACAAGCCGAGAATTGCGCGAACTTTTTAGGAAAAGGACGGTTGGTTGCCGTTGAAGGCCGGCTGCAGATTCGCTCATATGACGACAATCAAGGCATACGCCGCAGGGCAGCGGAAGTAATTGCAGATAATGTGCGTTTTCTTGACCGGGCAAAGGATAGTCCATCGTCAGCTAATTCCCAACTGCAGGAAGGCGCGCTTGGTGAAGAAATATCTTACAACGAAAAAGATATACCGTTTTAA
- the rpsR gene encoding 30S ribosomal protein S18, which yields MDKINSIDYKDVPRLKKYVTERGKILPRRVSGNCAWHQRILTVAIKRARVMALAPFTAE from the coding sequence ATGGATAAAATAAATTCTATAGATTACAAGGATGTACCCCGTTTAAAAAAATATGTTACCGAACGCGGGAAAATATTGCCGCGCAGGGTTTCGGGAAATTGCGCCTGGCATCAAAGAATTCTGACGGTTGCCATTAAAAGGGCCAGAGTAATGGCGCTGGCGCCTTTTACTGCAGAATAG
- a CDS encoding 50S ribosomal protein L9 yields MKVVLLEDVKNLGRKGDLVQVAEGHARNYLLPRKLAVEATEGKIKQLAELREAAARKKQREESAAKDLAVRLESILVRVYSKAGEGGKLFGSISNKDVVDALVKDYGIEIDKKKIILKEPIKKLGFYSLPVKLYPSVQVNLSVNVLADQ; encoded by the coding sequence GTGAAAGTTGTTTTACTGGAGGATGTGAAAAACCTTGGCAGGAAAGGTGATTTGGTGCAGGTAGCCGAAGGGCATGCGCGCAATTACCTCCTGCCCAGAAAGTTAGCCGTGGAGGCAACTGAAGGGAAAATAAAACAATTGGCTGAGCTTCGGGAAGCCGCAGCAAGAAAGAAACAGCGTGAAGAAAGCGCCGCAAAGGACTTAGCCGTCAGGCTTGAATCAATATTGGTCAGGGTATACAGCAAAGCCGGAGAAGGCGGAAAATTATTTGGTTCCATAAGCAACAAAGACGTAGTTGATGCCCTGGTAAAAGATTACGGTATAGAAATAGACAAGAAAAAGATTATACTTAAAGAACCGATAAAAAAATTAGGTTTTTACTCCTTGCCGGTCAAGTTATATCCTTCCGTACAGGTTAACCTCAGTGTTAATGTGCTGGCGGACCAATAA
- the lonC gene encoding ATP-dependent protease, Lon family: MESLLSKFKAIKNGSGHKFTGEEQLKRQVDALYGLVANLYGSDKIVLRAGKLNALKLMRSDKFEERALALQKLVFEDPTFETIPSLEDIPEILEQIEEEVADILAKRTVEGELEKKINKKLQQRHDDYMHEIKVQALKESTNPENAHTLKKLAILEKMEQKKLARSAIEKLRPSSIEEIAGQERALKSLLAKMTSPFPQHIILYGPPGVGKTTAARLALDVARNSALGPFEKDAPFIEISGSTLRWDPREVTNPLLGSVHDPIYQGARRELADSGIPEPKFGLVTDAHGGVLFIDEIGEMDPLLQNKLLKVLEDKRVHFESSYYDPHDQSIPQYVRKVFEEGAPADFLLIGATTQETDNINPALRSRCAEVFFEPLTPGDIKSIVIQAAKKLDVMLEESVSGVISRYTIDGRKAVGILADAYSLACYREKNNNSQILITEQDAYEVVKLGRLTPYDLRQSSSNLEVGKVFALGVLGFLGSLLEIEAVVFPSRKAGRGAIRFNDTAGSMTKDSVFNAASVIRKITEKDLADYDVHVNVVGGGHIDGPSAGAAIFLAIYSALEERALPQDMAITGELSIQGKIKPVGSIPEKIYGARQTGIKKIFIPSDNLHDVPPDLTDIEIVPVSAIEEMIAILSVKT, translated from the coding sequence ATGGAATCACTCCTATCCAAATTTAAAGCGATCAAAAATGGATCCGGGCACAAGTTTACCGGAGAAGAACAATTGAAACGTCAGGTCGACGCGCTTTACGGTCTGGTAGCCAACCTGTACGGTTCGGATAAAATTGTTCTTCGGGCAGGCAAATTAAACGCTCTTAAATTGATGCGATCGGATAAGTTTGAAGAAAGGGCGCTTGCCCTGCAAAAGCTTGTTTTCGAGGATCCGACCTTTGAAACAATACCTTCTCTCGAAGACATTCCAGAGATATTGGAGCAGATTGAAGAAGAAGTCGCCGATATACTTGCGAAAAGGACCGTTGAAGGGGAGCTTGAGAAAAAAATCAACAAAAAGCTCCAGCAGCGCCATGATGACTACATGCATGAAATAAAGGTCCAGGCGCTCAAGGAAAGTACGAATCCGGAAAACGCGCATACTTTAAAAAAGCTTGCCATTTTAGAGAAAATGGAACAAAAGAAATTAGCCCGTTCAGCTATAGAAAAGCTTCGCCCGTCCAGTATAGAAGAAATTGCCGGTCAGGAAAGAGCTCTAAAGTCGCTTCTTGCTAAAATGACCTCACCTTTTCCGCAGCATATAATCCTTTACGGTCCGCCGGGCGTCGGCAAAACAACCGCTGCCCGGCTGGCTTTAGATGTGGCGAGAAATTCAGCTCTTGGCCCCTTTGAAAAAGATGCGCCTTTTATAGAAATCAGCGGATCAACTTTGAGGTGGGATCCCAGAGAAGTCACAAATCCGCTCCTGGGTTCCGTACACGATCCAATCTACCAGGGCGCAAGGAGGGAACTGGCTGACAGCGGGATACCCGAGCCAAAATTCGGGCTCGTCACGGATGCCCACGGTGGTGTATTGTTTATTGATGAGATTGGTGAAATGGACCCGCTGCTGCAGAATAAACTTCTTAAAGTTTTAGAAGATAAAAGGGTTCATTTTGAATCATCCTACTATGATCCTCATGATCAAAGCATACCCCAGTATGTACGAAAAGTTTTTGAAGAAGGAGCGCCCGCCGACTTTCTTTTAATCGGGGCGACTACTCAGGAAACTGACAACATTAATCCTGCCTTACGGTCACGCTGCGCGGAAGTTTTTTTTGAACCGCTGACGCCGGGAGATATTAAAAGTATTGTCATTCAAGCCGCAAAGAAACTGGATGTGATGCTGGAGGAAAGTGTTTCCGGCGTAATCAGCCGGTATACGATTGACGGTCGGAAAGCGGTAGGCATACTGGCCGACGCCTATAGCCTCGCCTGTTACAGAGAAAAGAATAATAATTCTCAAATTCTGATTACCGAGCAGGACGCTTACGAAGTAGTTAAATTAGGCCGGCTTACACCTTATGATCTTCGTCAGTCAAGCAGCAACCTTGAAGTAGGGAAAGTTTTTGCGCTTGGCGTATTGGGTTTTTTAGGCTCTCTGCTGGAGATTGAAGCGGTGGTCTTTCCAAGCCGGAAAGCCGGCCGCGGGGCAATTCGTTTTAACGATACCGCAGGTTCCATGACAAAGGACTCTGTATTTAACGCCGCTTCTGTAATACGCAAAATAACTGAAAAAGATCTTGCGGATTACGATGTTCATGTAAATGTGGTGGGCGGTGGACATATTGACGGTCCCTCCGCGGGAGCGGCTATATTCCTGGCCATTTACAGCGCCCTGGAGGAAAGAGCGCTGCCCCAGGACATGGCTATTACGGGGGAACTTTCTATTCAGGGTAAAATTAAACCTGTAGGCAGTATACCCGAAAAAATTTACGGCGCCCGGCAGACAGGCATTAAAAAAATATTTATTCCCAGTGATAACCTTCATGACGTGCCGCCGGATCTTACTGATATTGAAATTGTTCCTGTCTCTGCGATTGAAGAAATGATTGCTATATTATCAGTTAAAACATGA